From a region of the Nothobranchius furzeri strain GRZ-AD chromosome 12, NfurGRZ-RIMD1, whole genome shotgun sequence genome:
- the LOC129166751 gene encoding inhibitor of nuclear factor kappa-B kinase subunit alpha-like, with protein sequence MGPPPALCTFTSPANKPENCCGLKESEVLSLLSDIGSGVQYLHENKIIHRDLKPENIVLQEVDGKLVHKIIDLGYAKDLDQGSLCSSFVGTLQYLAPELFESKPYTATMDYWSFGTVIFECICGFRPFLHHMQPVQW encoded by the exons ATGGGGCCTCCACCTGCACTCTGCACCTTCACCAGCCCAGCAAATAAACCTGAGAATTGTTGTGGACTGAAGGAGAGTGAAGTCCTCTCCCTGCTCAGCGACATTG gttCTGGTGTCCAGTATCTCCATGAAAATAAAATAATCCACAGAGACCTAAAGCCTGAGAACATTGTCCTGCAAGAGGTTGATGGGAAG CTTGTTCATAAAATCATCGACTTAGGATATGCAAAGGATCTGGATCAGGGCAGCCTTTGTTCGTCTTTTGTTGGAACTCTTCAGTATTTG GCTCCGGAGCTGTTTGAGAGTAAACCCTACACTGCAACTATGGACTACTGGAGCTTTGGGACGGTGATTTTTGAATGCATTTGTGGCTTTCGGCCATTTCTGCACCACATGCAGCCAGTGCAATGGTGA
- the gsta.1 gene encoding glutathione S-transferase, alpha tandem duplicate 1: MSGKVSLHYFNGRGKMESIRWLLTVAEVEFDEFHLTTRDQYQKLLDDGSLMFQQVPLVEIDGMKLVQTKAILHYIAEKYNLYGKDIKERVMINMYSEGLMDLMEMMMILPFVSDTKPKLDNILTKANERYLPVFEKALSGSVYLVGGKLSLADVLLLECTLMLEEKFPAILAEFPNTKAFQGRMSRIPAISRFLQPGSKRKPQPDEHYKKTVMEVFNLTTLNL, encoded by the exons ATGTCTGGAAAAGTAAGTCTGCACTATTTCAACGGGAGAGGGAAAATGGAGTCAATCCGTTGGCTTCTGACAGTTGCAGAAGTGGAG TTTGATGAGTTTCACCTGACAACCAGAGATCAGTACCagaagcttctggatg ATGGGTCGCTCATGTTCCAGCAGGTCCCCTTGGTGGAGATCGATGGCATGAAACTTGTGCAGACAAAGGCGATCCTACATTACATTGCTGAGAAGTACAACCTCTATGGAAAAGACATCAAAGAGCGCGTCAT GATCAATATGTACTCAGAGGGGCTGATGGACCTCATGGAAATGATGATGATTCTGCCCTTCGTCTCAGACACCAAACCTAAACTTGACAACATCCTAACTAAAGCAAATGAGCGTTACCTGCCAGTGTTTGAAAAG GCGCTGAGTGGGTCTGTTTACCTGGTGGGAGGTAAGCTAAGCCTTGCAGATGTGCTGCTGCTCGAATGCACTCTGATGCTTGAGGAGAAGTTCCCTGCAATCCTCGCAGAATTTCCCAACACCAAG GCTTTCCAGGGGAGGATGAGCCGTATTCCTGCCATCAGCAGGTTCCTGCAGCCAGGCAGCAAGAGGAAGCCGCAGCCAGATGAACATTACAAGAAGACGGTCATGGAAGTGTTCAACCTCACAACACTAAATCTGTAA
- the fbxo9 gene encoding F-box only protein 9, translating into MAEDNTGTGGILEDEDESSDEPNIQLELSAFRAQWMSELKPSSGSSGRHLRAQDLKWTQEIVREEKATKLFLRAVQKEQTGAVYEAIKFYRLAMQLDPDIEFKINYSRPTDANKAEDNFSEDSDADGEIEDLLAYFEQQFTLESSFPKICTPELEMTQTHISALPREILMYIFRWVVSSDLDMRTLEQLSLVCRGFYICARDPEIWRSACTRIWGCNCTKPVPFNSWREMFLHRPHVRFDGVYISKTSYVRQGEKSLDGFYRACHQVEFFRYLRFFPDGQVLMLTTPEDPLSVVSRLRTRNTRMDSVLLGHFRLLQETDNQTKVFAVVCKKKEEKTAEIQRNRFCRRNPAPEAEHIFHVGLHLTSRGHQSFNKLVWIHHSCHITYKLTGETVITAFDLDKMYTPFSFARVKSYTASSEQPL; encoded by the exons ATG GCTGAAGACAACACAGGTACTGGAGGTATTTTAGAGGATGAAGATGAGAGTTCAGATGAGCCAAATATCCAG ctggagctcagcgcCTTCAGAGCTCAGTGGATGTCTGAACTCAAACCGAGTTCTGGGTCGAGCGGCCGACACCTGCGAGCTCAAGATCTGAAGTGGACACAAGAAATAGTTAGAGAAGAAAaa GCCACAAAGCTGTTCTTGAGAGCTGTGCAGAAGGAGCAGACGGGGGCTGTCTATGAAG CCATCAAGTTCTACCGCTTGGCGATGCAGCTCGATCCTGACATTGAGTTTAAAATCAACTACAGCCGTCCTACTGATGCAAACAAGGCTGAGGACAACTT TAGCGAAGACAGCGATGCTGATGGGGAGATCGAGGATCTGCTCGCCTACTTCGAGCAGCAATTCACTCTGGAGAGCTCCTTTCCAAAGATCTGTACTCCTGAGCTTGAAATGACTCAGACGCACATTTCAG CCTTGCCACGTGAAATCCTGATGTACATATTTCGATGGGTTGTGTCGAGTGATCTGGACATGCGTACCCTGGAGCAGCTGTCGCTGGTGTGTCGAGGATTTTACATCTGTGCGAG GGATCCTGAGATTTGGCGCTCGGCTTGCACGAGAATATGGGGATGCAACTGCACCAAACCTGTTCCCTTCAACTCCTGGAGGGAGATGTTTCTGCACAGGCCGCATGTTCGTTTTGATG GTGTTTATATCAGCAAGACCTCGTATGTTCGTCAAGGAGAGAAGTCTCTGGACGGGTTTTATAGGGCGTGCCATCAGGTCGAGTTCTTCAG GTATCTCCGGTTCTTCCCTGATGGCCAAGTCCTGATGCTCACCACCCCCGAGGACCCGTTGTCTGTCGTCTCCCGCTTGCGTACCAGAAACACCAG GATGGATTCTGTGCTGCTCGGTCATTTCCGCCTGCTGCAAGAGACGGATAATCAAACCAAAGTTTTTGCTGTTGTCTGCAAGAAAAAGGAGGAG AAAACTGCAGAGATTCAAAGGAATCGGTTCTGCAGGCGGAACCCAGCTCCAGAGGCTGAACACATCTTCCATGTGGGACTTCATCTGACCTCCAGGGGACATCAGAGCTTCAATAagcttgtgtggattcaccactcCTGCCACATTACTTACAA ACTAACTGGAGAAACGGTGATTACGGCGTTCGACCTTGACAAGATGTACACGCCCTTCTCCTTTGCACGTGTGAAGAGTTACACTGCTTCCTCTGAGCAACCTCTGTGA
- the cilk1 gene encoding serine/threonine-protein kinase ICK, with product MNRYNTIRQLGDGTYGSVSLGRSLESGELVAIKKMKRKFYSWEECMNLREVKSLKKLNHANVIKLKEVIRENDHLYFIFEYMKENLYQLMKDRARLFPESAIRNIMFQILQGLAFIHKHGFFHRDMKPENLLCMGPELVKIADFGLAREIRSRPPYTDYVSTRWYRAPEVLLRSTSYNSPIDQWAVGCIMAELYTLRPLFPGSSEVDTIFKICQVLGTPKKNDWAEGYQLASAMNFRWPQCVPNNLKTLIPNASPDAIHLMMDLLQWDPKKRPASAQALRYSYFHVGQALGTPQQILDQGRPQLGLVHLQTPLQTQQQQPLLLKPVPPSQPPPSNQHSPPSRPLHQIQTSPAPAAAQPAAYQRHTELVREQQQPKHILKQEQMEGTPQRRLPYIVDKGHQEKQTQQDVHNLSLLGYQLKPKGGRRRWGHAAGHVKGEDWDNYEETDPYSISILGKPNFSSEKSRQGDDSLSRFGTVLDFSRRSGKEDAPLNLNKTAAYQEPSRTASAKQHYLRQSRYLPGISTKKNVAMNASKEFPGSHYCGSSSIPFGGTLPSRGAHGTNTIPGDYMPSFYKKDNGSVGHSRGRQGVSMETNYATWRSGRSHMNPSAGVPTANKSSSSLLPRPPLQTIHGRTDWSAKYGHR from the exons ATGAATAGATACAACACCATCAGGCAGCTCGGGGATGGCACCTATGGATCGGTCAGCCTCGGCCGCAGTCTGGAGTCAGGAGAGCTGGTTGCTATAAAGAA AATGAAACGAAAGTTCTACTCTTGGGAAGAATGCATGAACCTTCGAGAAGTCAAG tcactaaagAAACTCAATCATGCAAATGTGATCAAACTAAAGGAGGTCATTCGAGAAAATGATCACTTGTACTTTATATTTGAGTACATGAAGGAGAACTTATACCAGCTAATGAAAGATAG AGCACGTTTGTTTCCTGAATCTGCCATCAGAAATATTATGTTTCAGATCCTGCAGGGACTCGCATTTATCCACAAACATG GGTTTTTCCACAGGGACATGAAACCGGAGAATCTTCTGTGCATGGGTCCAGAGCTGGTGAAGATAGCCGACTTTGGACTCGCCCGCGAGATCAGATCTCGACCACCGTACACAGACTACGTCTCAACTAGATG GTACAGAGCTCCAGAGGTGCTGCTCAGATCCACATCCTACAACTCGCCCATAGACCAGTGGGCAGTCGGCTGCATCATGGCGGAGCTTTACACGCTCAGGCCTCTTTTCCCCGGATCAAGCGAAGTTGACACCATATTCAAGATTTGCCAAGTCCTGGGGACACCAAAGAAG AATGATTGGGCCGAGGGATACCAGCTGGCGAGTGCCATGAATTTTCGCTGGCCTCAGTGCGTTCCCAATAATCTGAAGACATTGATCCCAAATGCCAGTCCTGACGCCATCCATCTGATGATGGACCTGCTTCAGTGGGATCCCAAGAAGAGACCAGCCTCTGCTCAG GCTCTCAGGTACTCCTACTTCCACGTGGGCCAGGCTTTGGGAACTCCTCAGCAGATCCTGGATCAGGGCAGACCTCAGCTCGGCCTCGTGCATCTGCAGACGCCCTTAcagacgcagcagcagcagcctctgCTGTTGAAGCCAGTGCCCCCCTCCCAGCCTCCGCCTTCTAACCAGCACAGCCCTCCCTCCAGGCCGCTCCATCAGATCCAGACCTCCCCTGCACCAGCAGCTGCCCAGCCGGCAGCTTACCAGCGGCACACGGAGCTGGTtcgggagcagcagcagccaaagcacatcctgaaacaggagcagatGGAGGGAACCCCTCAGCGCCGTCTCCCTTACATCGTAGACAAGGGCCACCAGGAAAAG CAAACGCAGCAGGATGTACACAATTTAAGCCTGCTTGGCTATCAGCTGAAGCCTAAAGGAGGGCGGCGGCGTTGGGGACATGCAGCTGGACACGTTAAAGGAGAAGACTGGGACAACTACGAGGAGACTGATCCGTACTCCATCAGTATCCTTGGAAAACCTAACTTCTCATCAGAGAAGTCGAGACAAGGAGACGACTCTCTGAGCAG GTTTGGAACTGTTCTGGATTTCAGTCGACGCAGCGGAAAAGAAGATGCACCTTTAAACCTGAACAAGACCGCAGCCTATCAAGAGCCATCAAGAACGGCCTCTGCCAAGCAGCATTACCTGAGGCAGTCCAGATATCTACCTG GCATCAGTACTAAGAAGAACGTAGCCATGAATGCCAGTAAAGAATTCCCAGGAAGCCATTATTGTGGCAGCAGCAGTATTCCGTTTGGAGGGACCCTGCCAAGCAGAGGAGCTCATG GCACAAATACGATCCCAGGTGATTACATGCCATCATTTTACAAGAAAGACAACGGCTCAGTTGGTCACAGCAGAGGCCGTCAGggtgtttccatggaaacaa attaTGCAACTTGGCGGTCTGGCCGGAGCCACATGAACCCATCGGCCGGCGTGCCGACAGCCAACAAGAGCAGCTCCAGTCTGCTGCCTCGCCCGCCGCTACAGACCATTCATGGACGAACAGACTGGTCAGCCAAATACGGACACCGCTAG
- the tmem14a gene encoding transmembrane protein 14A: MDWIGFGYAAAIFFGGFLGYKRRGSVMSLIAGFVFGGLSALGAYNISNDPKNILVSLIASGVLSVIMGMRYKKSGKLMPAGIISGLSLLMVFRLLLLMV; the protein is encoded by the exons atggactggaTTGGGTTTGGCTATGCTGCAGCCATTTTCTTTGGAGGCTTTCTTGGTTACAAGAGAAGAG GAAGTGTGATGTCACTGATTGCTGGTTTTGTTTTTGGTGGATTATCAGCTCTCGGCGCCTACAACATTTCCAACGACCCAAAGAATATCCTGGTGTCCCTGA TTGCCTCTGGAGTCCTCTCAGTCATCATGGGAATGAGATACAAGAAATCTGGAAAATTAATGCCTGCAGGGATCATTTCTGGGCTAAG CTTATTGATGGTGTTTCGCCTACTTCTCCTCATGGTGTGA